ATCAGGCTACTGGAGGTTAAGTCTAAACAACTGTAAATGGTCTAAACCCTGAGACTTTCGGAACTTGTGGATTATTCGAAGAAGTTTAAGTTGGAGCAGAAAGAtataacttatttaaaaattgtcCATAAGTACATTAATCATTAACTATAACTCTTAGTCTAGAACAGCAACCATTGTGTTGAGAGGTGGAgctgaataatttatttaagaagcTGAGAGATCTTTGAATGATGCTATTATGATTGTCAGAAGATGTTTCAAAGCCAACAAGATCGTAGCTGGAGGTGGTGCTATCGAATTGGAATTGTCAAGATATCTTAGACATTATGCTAGATCTGTGACTGGCAAGACATAATACATTGTGAATTCCTTTGCTAAGGCATTAGAAGTTATCCCAAGAACCATTGCTGAAAATGCAGGATTAAACTCAATCGAAATCATGAATAAACTTAGATAAAGACATGCTCAAGGTGGAGAGGAAGGCAGATGGTATGGAGTCGATATTAATGGTGCATCTGGAGTATGTGATACACATTCTTCCTTTGTTTGGGAACCCAGTCTTGTCAAAAGAAATGCTCTTTGTTCAGCAACTGAGGTTGTTAttcacatttattttataggcTGCTTGTGCAATTTTATCTATTGATGAAACAGTCAAAAATCCAAAGTCTGATTAAGATACAAAAATGAAACCTAGAGGATAACCAGGTAGACCACCCATGGGAATGAGAAGATGAATgttatattaaaaacaagatatatataaatgaattttgtagctatttattaaatattctggTTTTGATGATAACAATatgtataattaaatcattcttCTCTTAAGGGTACAATTGCAGGTGCAACAATTTTTAGTACTTCAACCAATCTCCTGTGACAATTCAATACAGCTTGATGATCGCTATCTTGAAATTTACCAACAGGTCTTTATcctaattattcaattcattttcaacCTGTGATCTATTTATAGCATACTCTGAATAATCTATTTACTGTCTCTTGATTTGCAATCGATAAGATACGGTCTGCTTGAGCTTCACTCATccttcaaaatttaatttatatatttaataaatcaggAATTCGCATATATTTTGAACTCCTCACTTAGCCTTTTCTAGCATTTGTATTCTTATCTATTATAAGACCTTATGCTATCCATATCTACAATCACAGATGTCTATATTagtataatcaattaaattagcttttaaactaatttttatatggTTCAGAATTTGGGGTTCTTGCTTTCTTTATGCCCATAAAATTCATTACTTACTTGcctttctattattatagtAGTTGTTTGgactaatttgaataaatatttgtacCTTCCAAGTAATTTTTTTATCCTTCACTATTTATGCTACTGGGATTGTTTTCAAATCATCAAACTCCACATCATTCTCTAGATTAACTTCGATAACAATATCCTACAATGGCATACGCCATAAATCATTCACCTTATATTGAAGACAATAACTGGCAAATGACACATTCCAATCTATACAAAAAGATACTGGAatcctttattaaataaatgctCTTGTTGGTATTATTATGTAATCAATGATTCCCTTGTAACTTGAATTTTGATAACCATTTTATAACCATTTTTGcgatataattataaatccaaTGAATTTGGAGTGATCCTCCTTTAACACCCTTAAGTATCCGACCAATATTGTATCAACAGTTAAAGATTAGATTAATCATCAAATGTGAAATCCCCTTCCAAAGCTACCtatccaaatattttaagttcCTTCAATCTCCCATCTTTCTTAGCAATCACCATTTTCTCAAGCATTCTCAGGCAAGGTTCATTTTAGATAAGTggagataaatttaaaaaagataaatcaGGACCAGaactttattcaatttaaccCTGTATTTACTGGTTTGGTCTATCATCTAAATCTAATAGATCATTTGCATTTTATTGTTACTTTGGCTTCGCTTAAATAGGGTTAGTATTTGGCTATTCTTCAGCAGAATTTTAGGCTGATTAACCTATATTTTGGAAGCTTCAACAGAAGTAAAGTTCTCTCCGTAATCcagtaaattaatttacctACTAGTTTACTGCTGAGGTGGcttagattattattgtttgGTTTGTTAATTGGTTTAATCCTGCTGTTCTCCAACTCTTTGtatttaactttaaaaaaaatcagCTTCATTATTTGCATATATGAACTGCTTATAcccttatattaatttacaaattggGAAGACTTTTATGTATGCTATTTATACTATGTATTTGGTTTTTATGgtttatatttttggaaGATGTTTTCTTTGTGAACTTACTTACTCTTCATCTTAAATGCACAATCATATAaactctttttttatttttgttttcattAAAGTTCTTCTTAGTTCGTCTTATATTCACTCAAATTGGTAATtggtttaataaatatgttaataatatctaattgcttttctataatttattgttttttagCGTATTTTGAAGGTATATTAGCAATTAgatttttttcaattgtGGCTTAGTGTGATGAAAACTTTTAAAGATGATCAAAATCTGTGATGCATCTAGATGAGACAGAAAGTTTAACTgccaaataaaattataatttttaggGCAAAAATTCTTTAGTGTACAAGAATTCTTCTAATAATAGCAACATCGAGGAGTAGAATTGACTGTTACCTCCTAATAATTTTTGGTtgtgatttcttatttagaGTAGGTTGAATAGAATTCAGCTATCTTTTTGATTGCCTCACATCCCAAGAATAATTCATTGCGTTATACAATAATCAACAATATTGCCTAGGATCATTAGGTTGATTTTAAGTACATCTTTATTTACATTGCAAATACAAAAGTAATTTGATTCCAAAACAATAGATCGATCTATCTTTTTTGCAGTCtctaaatgattaattgatgaatactAATCTAACTAAGaatgtaattataaatatcctTAGAATGTTGCAATGATAATTCATGGGAATAATCGTTTGATGAGACAACAAAGGTATTTTGTCCTCTCTTGTTTTTGATGATGATTTAGCATATTTTCATAGTTttgtattatattaaatatatatattttctttattctctTTGTTTTACTCCCTGATTCTGAGTTTTTCTCTGCTTTTGCATCTGTCAGCTGTTctcaatttgaattctttgaaCTCTGTAAGTGGTTTGTTGGACTTGAAGATCTGGAATTTGATAGGATTGATTTGCATTCTTGGTTTcgattttgatttaatctaCAAAATgggttattttattttttgattgctGAGATCAATTGACTAAGATCTATATCTATGAGATAGGTTAGTAAAGTAGGAAGATCTTTTAATTTCGCTTTAACTAATGGAATAGTGTAGTGAATGAGTTTCTATTTATCGTGGTTTTCTAAacattttgtaattaaatttaaattattaaattaacatctctatttaatttaatatgtaaAAAGTGATCACTCCTGAAATTGTGAGAACATTCACAAATCCATGTGATAAATTTTTGTGCCAACCCtcagaagaaattaaatttattaaatttatactcAGAGATGctgatgataattttattttatttgactTTGATAATGAcgatgaaaattaataataagaagttTTGAGTTATCAATTCACGCCTCAATATTTCGATATCAAGACTTTGGGAGCAACAAAAATATTCAAGACTTTCGATAAGCCATTAAAGAATTTGCTCCTCATTGATAGGTATTTAACAAAACCAATCtagattctattttaaaaataacctCATCAAAGAGTACGAATTTCGCTTTCCTTTCTGCATACCCCATTCAACCAATACTTGGGAATCCATGTATGATCAACCTGCATTAGGAGCTAACTTAAAAGATCAGATGCTCCTGAATCCATGGGAAACCAAAAGTGAtacatttctatttattgatgGAAAATTAGCTAATCATGAAAGAATAGAGTATGATTTTAGTGGAGATTAAGAAgattttgattgaaatatACATAGTTTCTATtgactttaattaaataaatgaattcattgCAATAAAAGTTGAAGCTTAATATTGGCACTCAAACCAAAACAGACAGTTCTTAACTGCCAGACATTGTTTAAAAGAGTCCTAGAATGGTCCTTCGGAATTTACAGTCAACTAAATTAAGGAGTCAAGAGTATATAAGCACAGAAAGAGTCCGAGAAATGAAGGATGCCATTGTATCTAATCATTCAAGATAAACctcattataaaaaatgaatttgtcTCAATGTAAATTTAGGATCAATAAATTGGCCAATGATGATAATCGTGTTTGTCTACcgaattttaaaaaatggaataagGAAAAGGCTAAAAAAATGTTATGCGATTACATAAAGTAAAACAATAagtattctaataaaataattgttaaattgcCTGAGTATGAGAAAAGAGCTCCGTTTATCACAGAGCAATTTTCATTCATTGAGAAAATACTGCCTCAGAATTAAAAGTTCAGAAAGCAATTAGGGTTTAGTGAAGAAAGCATTttgagaaataatttattacttgAAAAAATGCTATTAGAAAGATTGCTATGAATTCTGGTTTTATACtatttatgtattattatgtaattatCTCAATCGGTGAAATAAAAGAAGTCATGGGCTGCATTATCATATAATCTCATGCAGAAACAACCAACTATTTCATAGTAAAATGCTTACGTCCATAACTAAACACAGCAGGGAACCAGAAATTTCTGATATTCTTTCTATACCATGCACCATAGAAAAGTCTCTTGAATAAGTATTCTTTAGGTCCTCCATACATAAAATGGAAATTGTGGTGTTGGTTAGATAATGATCTTGAGTGTTAAATGAACcccttttaatttaaatgaacaATTTACTCtctcataattaaatttgtcaTGATAATTAGACAAATTGTTCTTGCTATTATGTACCATAGCCTCTGCTCTCTCAGGCAAATGTCTCAAACCGCCTCTGAATGTTCTGAATTCATCAGATTTGTATTCGCTTACATATGTCAACCCTGCACCTTTGGcgttcatttttttatttaagatattaattatttaattcgaTAAGTTAAAGTcgatatcaaatattataattattgtccATATTCCTAATCCAAATGAATTCAACCATATAGCCAATACTCCAATATTCCCTgacaatttttaaatcactaatcaattaagtattttagaaaaagtataatttaattttaatatatatataaatgtcATTTACTTATGCTTATTAACCTGAATTGATAAGAGCATCTTAAAAGGATTCGGAGATGATTCAATCGatctatcaaaatatatgCAATCTTCTGGAATATTTTGTTTCAACTAGGTAAATCTTCAATAAACTCAAtactattaaaatgataagtAATCtgacttattatttattgacaTACTTACGAGAAGTCAAAACTATAGGAGAGGAATATACAAACATTTaagttttcaattattctgaCTATGATGATCATTTTGTACCTTTGCAAAAAAGAAGGAAAgtgttatttataattttataattactcTCATTTTCAATACCAAAGTTAAGATCTAgataaataatgtattaGTAATAACAGTCGGCAAACAAAATGCTTAAGAATTTGCCAGATATCAATGATGTATTAGAAGGGATTTAAGACTTTCACTTagcattatttttaatccaaGGCTCTTACTTTGAGATAAGCAAGAGATTAACTCAAAtccaattcattttcaatagaaTACCTCCAAATCACAATATTAAGTACAAAAGGATTGGCTAagcttatttaatattactgATTCTGCAATTCATGAGAAGCTTGTACAACTTTGTTTTGAAGATTAAGAATGAAAATATGAAAGATCAAGTGAATAAAGAAAGAAATATAACAACAAATGagaataatgataaatttacataatgtttaatttgttatGATAATGCAACAAATGTGACTTGCACTCCATGTGGACATTTATATTGTTGGGATTGCATAATGCAGCAAGTTATATTGAAACAATAATGCCCAATATGCAGATAGGATtgtcatttataataattaatataattgtacaattataattgaataataataaattttaacagaatattatatttttaacgtataataaaatgatccACGAACAGTATAGATTCTTCGGCAAAGAATTGGTTAATTCATCGGGTGAATTCTAAAAGGAAAACACAGACAGAAATAAACCAAAGCATCTTACTGTATTACCTAGATATCTCAAACTAAATTTATGGTAGGaagagaaagaaaataaaatggaagTTGAAAATAATACTCAACAATTATGTTCTTTTGATTAACAAATGATTAAAGACCCTTAATTCACTTCTTTATATAATAAGGAGATCTATACTTATTTGTTGacttaagaagaaaaatatttagttagtaataattacatgaatgaataataacaacCTGACTTAAATGCAAGAATGAGAGCAATTCTTTTAGATTGGTTGATTGATGTCCatctcaaatttaaattaagagatgAGACCTTATATGTTAcaacttatttaattgacaggtttcttaattttaagacTACAACCAGataataactttaattaGTTGGAGTAGCTTCATTATTTATAGCTTGtaaatatgaagaaatatATCCCCCTGATTTGAAAGATTTTGTGTACATCACTGACAATGCCTACACAAAATAGGATGTCCTTGAAATGGAaggataaatattataaacattAGACTTCTCCATAACCCAACCATCAAGTTATTGTTTTCTTTAGAGATTTGGTAGAATTGCAGGATTAGATACTAAGAATTTAAGCTTGGCTTAGTATCTTTTAGAGCTATCAATTGTTGACATCAAATTTATGAACTATAAACCATCGTTTCTATCTGCAGCAGCTATTTATTTAGTCCACAAAATAAGGTATcagaaatatattttcatagGAAGACTCCTCAATCTTGGAGTGAAGAAATGCAGAAAATGACTGgttataatgaataagaacTTAGGTATTGTGCTAAAGAAATGTGTCTTGTTTTGCAATCATCAgacaaatcaaatttataggCTGTTAGAAAAAAGTTTGCTTAGCCTAAATACTAAGAAGTATCACGTATTAGAGTAGAAAggcaaattaaataataaaaatgaatggttaattcatttctagttaaaatgtttaacatctataaatttatatcaatttttttatgaCACTGATCTTCTTTTTGTATTTGTTacttatattatataattattatttgaatacaAGAGACTTTTTAATCTCTATTGAAGTTTAtcttaatagatttaatagcCATCACTAATTATTCCCAATTGTTAGAAATTTTGATTGTTAATATTGTTagatttattgttattgttattaatgcTGTTGTTGCccttatttaaattgcattAGTTGGTAGAATTATATGAAGGAAAGAAGGAATTTTAAGTTTGAGATAATTTTTAAGCTTATTGAACTTATTTCATAAATGGAGTTTTGTGATTAGTTGTTTTACTCAATGATCTTTTATTATATGAATGTGAAGTAGTACTTTCAGCtctaatatgattattttcaGTATGAACTCTAGTGccattttgataaattcgAGATTTAGTTGTTGTAAATTGCAaactatttcttaattttgtcataaagttaaatttactattttcaaaattcattaaattttctttgatcttgtttaatttatctcttttcattaacttattttttattaagtaataacATGTAGTTAATGTACAATGTTTATTCTGctctaattattgaaataagtTGACTGTTTCTATTTGATTCTCTTCCAactctttaataattagatgtaTTGGAATATCATCATGAAcctttaaatattcatcttcaaaaattagattttatgattctaagaaattcattaattcattaagagTAATTCTTTTGTTTGGATCAATCGTAAGCATTGATTCTAATAATGAACAAACTTACTAAGAAATTggagaatttatttaaaattgtgatttcttaattttatttttcaagtCATTATTGTTAGTTATATTGTCAAATGGCAATTAGCCTTACAACATTTGATAAAGCATTAGACCTAAGCACCatatatcatatttttatccgtcaaattcataatatagCGAGTTTAACATTTCAGGAgattaatatgataatttaattgtagaGTAATCTATGGTTGCCTATTAATCCATCTTGATAGCCTGGCTAAAATCGATAATCTTGGGTtttccattttataatacGATGTTCtctaatcttaatttacAATGAACTATGTTATTTTCATGCAAATACGAAACTCCTTTGGCAATTTGCTgcaaatatattaaagattaaGCCTctgaaaatcaataaattataattatgatactTTTAgcattagtttaatttatgtttcaGGTCATCTCCTTCTccaaattcaaaaatcatGTAAATATTGTATGTAGATTCCAAAATCTATATTAACTTGATTGAAATTACTTCATATAATTGTATTACATTCTAATGCTTGATCTATCTGagtatttgaatttcattcTCAAGGTTTTACAAAtctctatttaatttcagattctttttctctaatattttgattaaaacaTTTTCATTCACTAATTAGTGTTTCGCGATAACAATTTTTCCGTATTTGCCATTTCCTAATAACTAATCTTatccattattataatattctatacctataatataatgttatatttaaaaagacattaaattatataatcaattattaaacagAGTAATCAGagctattttattatcttgcTTCTAATTTAGTagcttaaatattaatatttcttcatcttcctttgctcttatttattatatataaatagtttgcatctttacttattttaaatacaatatattagagttcataatttaatccaattttttatctttgaaCCTTCATTTGTGTTGGATTgtctttttaaaaatatatcccaaaatcattaatagatttggaaaataaatttgttaaaattcttttaaccacttaagaattattagatcaaaataaattgttttttgtaataaaagaaaagttATTAAACTTTGTTTAAAATGATAGAATCTTAGAATCTGAAAAATTGTGAAATGATCATagtaattttcaaaatctattttccttattactttaattttttatttatattttggaaGTTATACttctaaatgaatataaaatttggCTTATTTTGATGGATACCTGCTTTTATAtagttaatttttgaatcataacattgattatttcttttgaataacaatttcttaaaaatgattaatataatacaatctttgagtttattattattaatttaatgaatactCTTAtggtttaattatttactaacACTCACATCCAcacatatatttataattgagaTTTCTTTACAATGTACTAATTTAAAGATCTCTAATTggtatataaaatattaaatttattataaatcatcttCTACTTAGCAATGAAGAAACAGAAGAAACAATCTTTTTGGTTTCGTCGTCTATGTTTGCATAATTGTCTTTTGCAATTTTGGtgaattttgttattttactATTGCAATCAGTCAAACACTATCTTTCCTTATCATTCATCCACTCGTTTTAGATATCAATGCATTAATTGGTACattattcataaaagaaATCCTcgatttcttaaaaatccAATAAATCTTATACATTTCATTTGAATGTACGCTCCTAAATAGGTAGCGAGTGCTCTTTGATCAATTTAACCTCGACTCTATCTTATTTTCAGTTCTTTCTATTAATGGAGATTTTATTGCTACTCAGCAAGTTTCTAATCAAACAATTTCTTTCGATAAGATGAAAACATATAAccacaaaattaaatttaatgttataaGCTTATATAAATACATTCCTAATAAGTATACAgttgtttaatttagaaCTTGGAATTATTAGAAAGGAGGAATCATTTATAGTGAGAGAAGAAATCAGAGAAAATGCCACTTGGAGTGATTTAAGATAGAATcgaataaaatagataaaggAGGATCTTGAAAGTGGGAACATCAATGTTGATTCTGAGATCATTGAAGAATCAGGATAAACTCTACTTACATAAAGCATAGTGATAGATAGATatgaaatattcttattgtgTTTATTGTATTAAGGTAAAGCTATTAGTACATCCCATAgcaaatgtaaattaatagacCTACGAGGGAATGAGGCCAGTTCATTTGGCAGCAAGTCTAGGGAGATTGAAGATGCTAtaggatttaaaataatatggaGCTGAACTTGATGCAAAGGACGAGTTGGGCATGACACCTTTAGAAAGGGCAAAATTATACAACCATTCTGAAATTATTGAgtttttgaaataatgaatatttatatttataaatcctTTCAAAATACATTTCTTTATGTAGTCATAGAGTTTTGTTGAAGGCCTCTATGAATATTTGTTGAAAATCaagtatattatttattagctataaaaattattattaaagtaataattaaaacttaaaaGTATGGGAATACAGATTAAAGGAAAATCTTTAAACAAGGAAGAAATAAGTTTAGttcataaatcaaaaagtttaattagacttataaaatgattatggAAATACTTTTACATATATATGGACTATTactattatgatttaataaataaatcttatgtgttttttgaataatgttatttaatattatttcttcataaattatttagggTATAAGCacatttaaattcattaagagTTTTTAGTtctattatttcttctttttccaataaattatctttaacttaattaaattgttctaTTAATCCTTTACCGTATATTTACAAACTCAACTTATTTTGTTGTTTAATGAAGTACTTTTCATAAAAATCTACGATATCCTTTAGATAAATGAGGGATGGTTACCTTTTACATAATTTCATCTATCATAGCAATGGCAATCTCTTTCTCTTCTAATTAGAGATTGTTCCCTCGAATCTAACTCCAAATGTAAGCACTCTCATCATACAATGATTTATCCTTCTCTTAAAGAGcagatttctaaataaatataattaaatacagcTCCGTTTTTAATGTTATCCAATTAATCATCAGCTAATGATAATAAGACATTATggaattatttcaaaaagtCTTCAATATGTTAATTCACAACATAAGGCATCTATGCTGTGCCTTGAACGATTATAGCAGCACCATCAATGCAACCGATAGGTATGAATCTCATAAGAGCAACATAACCCAATTATCTTTCAGTTCTAAGATATTAGAATGCATGGTTATGGAAGAATTATTGTATAAGATTCATAATAgcaaaattctttttatttctgtgtccaatttaataataattgattgtaGCACCATTTACATCATTATTATCACCTCCCTTGTGAGTTAAGGGAACAACAACTTTTTTGTTAGTGAAGTCTCTGATGTTAAAAACATGAGGTTCTTCTGAAGTATGACTACTTGATTTATGGAATACCTTCCTAATTGTATGTAGAAGATCTTCTACTTCAGATCTAAGAATGTTACCACTTACAAAGGATGATACTCTAAAGTTAGAAAAATAGTTAGAATGGAATTCTTGTAGGCTTTCCAAATCTAGAGTAGCCAATTCATCTTAAAACAATTGAGAAGTATAATATTAGGCTTAAACaacttaattcaaatattctgACATAGCAACTCTGAATAGTTtgtcttaataaatattgttgtAATAGATCATCAATTTCTACTTCACTTAATAGAATGaatcatattttagattattgataGATTACAGAACTTTCTCAAAAAATGATTGGTAATTATCAGACCATCCATACAATTCAAGGGAAACTCCTTTGATACTTGGAGTAAATTGGAATTGATATCCAGCATCGATGGCTTCTTGGATTTCTTGATTCAAATTGTCAGTGACAAGAGTATTAAAAACTTGAATCAAGAGTTTATCCTTTAATGAATTGATGGATTTAGGAGTATTGAACATGACTCCAGTAAATATTTGTGGAACTTAGAATTACCTTTGTAATTTCCACCAAGCCTTAGTTTCAACAGTTCTTTTGATCATAAGTGGGTAATGATTAATGGCCTCATACTCCTTTTCATGTTAAATACAGTCTTCTTTGCTTTTAAATACTAATGGGGCTTGTATAAATGAGGTTTATTCTCTGCAAAGAGATTTGATACTAAAATCTTTAGGAATGAAGGTGTTAATCTTGGGTAATAACAATGGCAATTATTTGCTTTTGACCCAATCAAAGAGTACTACTTTAGTGGTAACAGCACTAGacaattttttgatttgttCTCTAGAGAGTGTCATGATTTCGTATTCTAATCTGTATAGTTCTgatgattatttaagattcGTGAATTTGGGTGAACCATGGAAGATCACAATGTTTGATGGGTTGAGCATTTCTGTCAAATAGTTATAGATACTCTCAGGTTAGAATTCCTCATACAAAAATTCAATGCTCATTGCATCAGTATAatcaaagtaatttaaattatgggCTATCTGTTATACAGTTGGATAATGATTGTTATCTAGATAGTTGTATTGTGATAATTGCAATTGTTTGTATTGTTACCAGATTTCTTCTAAGTATGGTGtgtaattgatttcattctTATCCACTTCTTAAAAGAACTAGTCTAACATATTGTTAAAGTATCCAGTCACAGTCTCAGCTACTTTGAGTTCATCTACTCCttcaatcaattcaatttcaataagaaaGAAAGTGAAATCCCCATTTCCTTCTAGAAATGTACCTGCATCAACATTTAAAGCCATCTTTTGTCTCACTAAATAATCAAGTAATCCTTCCTTAtgttttgatttaattaatgatgcTATCATTGGTAAAGTCTTGCTTTTCTTAGCAGTTCTAGGAGAGTCTAATTGATAAGCTAAGATCAATTAGTTCTTGTCTCCATTTGTCTTATACTTGACCATGAGACCAGTTTTCTTTAAGGGTAAATGTAGCTTTGatctttttttcaaattcaaatttggtatttatgaaaaatcaCTCTATTCTCTAATCCATTTGGCCATATCAggataatttgatttgaCCACTAAACTCATTATATTTGCACTATAGAATTGTGAATGaaattttactaattctTTCATTGGGTCTTTCAAAGTCTTCAATGAACCTATTGTGAATCTACCTATTggtttatttgataaaatctaGAATAGATGAGAGATCTTCCATAAATCACCTGAAACTGCAATCTCATATTCACTATTTACTGCATTGACTTCTCTCTCCACCATACTTGAATCCAGTAAAGGATCAATGAAGAAATGAGCAAATACTTACAGAGCTTCCACTACTCTCTCattgtttattttcatatagTAATTAGTTTCTTCTCCTCTTGTATAAGCATTTGTAGATCCACCTCCCTCTGCGactaatttttagaaataaccCTC
This window of the Paramecium tetraurelia macronuclear, complete genome genome carries:
- a CDS encoding UNC-119, with the translated sequence MQKVITPEIVRTFTNPCDKFLCQPSEEIKFIKFILRDADDNFILFDFDNDDENQQQEVLSYQFTPQYFDIKTLGATKIFKTFDKPLKNLLLIDRFYFKNNLIKEYEFRFPFCIPHSTNTWESMYDQPALGANLKDQMLLNPWETKSDTFLFIDGKLANHERIEYDFSGDQEDFD
- a CDS encoding Peroxisome assembly protein, which encodes MSFTYAYQPELIRASQKDSEMIQSIYQNICNLLEYFVSTRQIFNKLNTIKMISNLTYYLLTYLREVKTIGEEYTNIQVFNYSDYDDHFVPLQKRRKVLFIILQLLSFSIPKLRSRQIMYQQQQSANKMLKNLPDINDVLEGIQDFHLALFLIQGSYFEISKRLTQIQFIFNRIPPNHNIKYKRIGQAYLILLILQFMRSLYNFVLKIKNENMKDQVNKERNITTNENNDKFTQCLICYDNATNVTCTPCGHLYCWDCIMQQVILKQQCPICRQDCHLQQLIQLYNYN
- the CYC2 gene encoding Mitotic cyclin, CYC2 translates to MIHEQYRFFGKELVNSSGEFQKENTDRNKPKHLTVLPRYLKLNLWQEEKENKMEVENNTQQLCSFDQQMIKDPQFTSLYNKEIYTYLLTQEEKYLVSNNYMNEQQQPDLNARMRAILLDWLIDVHLKFKLRDETLYVTTYLIDRFLNFKTTTRQQLQLVGVASLFIACKYEEIYPPDLKDFVYITDNAYTKQDVLEMEGQILQTLDFSITQPSSYCFLQRFGRIAGLDTKNLSLAQYLLELSIVDIKFMNYKPSFLSAAAIYLVHKIRKTPQSWSEEMQKMTGYNEQELRYCAKEMCLVLQSSDKSNLQAVRKKFAQPKYQEVSRIRVERQIKQQK
- a CDS encoding Protein kinase, which codes for MSFQIQHYIIGIEYYNNGQDQLLGNGKYGKIVIAKHQLVNENVLIKILEKKNLKLNRDLQNLENEIQILRQIKHQNVIQLYEILESTYNIYMIFEFGEGDDLKHKLNQCQKLNLQYICSKLPKEFLHCKLRLENIVLQNGKPKIIDFSQAIKMDQQATIDYSTIKLSYQSPEMLNSLYYEFDGQKYDIWCLGLMLYQMLQGQLPFDNITNNNDLKNKIKKSQFQINSPISQQVCSLLESMLTIDPNKRITLNELMNFLESQNLIFEDEYLKVHDDIPIHLIIKELEENQIETVNLFQQLEQNKHCTLTTCYYLIKNKLMKRDKLNKIKENLMNFENSKFNFMTKLRNSLQFTTTKSRIYQNGTRVHTENNHIRAESTTSHSYNKRSLSKTTNHKTPFMKQVQQAQKLSQTQNSFFPSYNSTNQCNLNKGNNSINNNNNKSNNINNQNFQQLGIISDGYQIYQDKLQQRLKSLLYSNNNYIIQVTNTKRRSVSQKN